From Deinococcus malanensis, the proteins below share one genomic window:
- the glgC gene encoding glucose-1-phosphate adenylyltransferase, translating into MKPRVLGMILAGGQGSRLAPLTQKRSKPAVPFGSKYRIIDFAINNFMNSGVFSIYVLTQYKAQSLTEHIQRGWRFGTFLSDYFITLVPAQMYRYEELGAVWYRGTADAVYQNMHLIDNFDADYVAIFSGDHIYKMNVEHMLEKHIDSRADVTIAAYPMPRSNAHQFGVMQVDKGWRVTEFMEKVPDPPGLPDNPDLSLTSMGNYIFSRRALEELLHTSISGQEEGFDFGHNVIPRALADGYHVQAYDFHRNPIPGQSNPNLYWRDVGTIDAYYEANMDLISINPEFDIYNPSWPLRTSSEFSPPAKFVHESEGRKGQAFNSVMAGGVIISGATVRDSVLGRSIRAHSYALIENCVLFDDVEVGRHSHLNRVIVDKNVKIPPGTRIGVDHNEDRERGFTVTESGVVVVPKSYSF; encoded by the coding sequence ATGAAACCACGTGTTCTGGGCATGATTCTCGCTGGTGGCCAAGGCTCGCGCCTCGCACCGCTGACACAGAAGCGCAGCAAGCCTGCAGTTCCGTTTGGCAGCAAATACCGCATCATCGATTTCGCCATCAACAACTTTATGAACAGCGGCGTGTTCTCCATCTACGTGCTGACCCAGTACAAGGCGCAGAGCCTGACTGAGCATATCCAGCGCGGCTGGCGCTTCGGGACCTTTCTCAGCGACTACTTCATCACGCTGGTGCCGGCGCAGATGTACCGCTACGAGGAACTTGGGGCCGTCTGGTACCGCGGCACCGCGGACGCGGTGTACCAGAATATGCACCTGATCGACAACTTCGACGCCGATTACGTGGCCATCTTCAGCGGGGATCACATTTACAAGATGAACGTCGAGCACATGCTCGAGAAGCACATCGACTCGCGCGCTGACGTCACCATCGCGGCGTATCCCATGCCACGCAGCAACGCCCATCAATTCGGGGTGATGCAGGTGGACAAGGGATGGCGCGTCACCGAATTCATGGAAAAGGTGCCGGACCCGCCTGGTCTGCCGGACAACCCGGACCTGTCGCTGACCAGCATGGGCAACTACATCTTTTCCCGGCGCGCGCTCGAGGAACTGCTGCACACCAGCATCAGCGGCCAGGAAGAGGGTTTCGACTTCGGCCACAACGTGATTCCGCGTGCGCTGGCGGACGGGTATCACGTGCAGGCCTATGACTTTCACCGCAACCCCATTCCGGGGCAGTCCAATCCGAACCTGTACTGGCGCGACGTCGGCACGATCGACGCCTACTACGAAGCCAACATGGACCTGATCAGCATCAATCCGGAATTCGACATCTACAACCCCAGCTGGCCTCTGCGCACCAGCAGCGAGTTTTCTCCGCCAGCCAAATTCGTGCATGAAAGCGAGGGCCGCAAGGGTCAGGCCTTCAACTCGGTCATGGCCGGCGGAGTGATTATCAGCGGCGCCACCGTGCGTGACAGCGTGCTGGGGCGGAGTATCAGGGCGCACTCGTACGCCCTGATCGAGAACTGTGTCCTGTTCGATGACGTGGAGGTCGGGCGGCACAGCCACCTGAACCGCGTCATTGTCGATAAGAATGTCAAAATTCCGCCGGGCACCCGGATCGGAGTTGATCACAATGAGGACCGCGAGCGCGGCTTCACCGTGACAGAAAGCGGCGTGGTCGTGGTGCCCAAGAGCTACTCGTTCTGA
- the recQ gene encoding DNA helicase RecQ, translating to MTAVSPASLPQALAVLNRVWGYSAFRGVQADIVRTVIEGGNALVLMPTGGGKSLCYQVPSLLRPGTGVVVSPLIALMKDQVDALRQLGVRAAFLNSSLSPEGVREVEQALLAGELDLLYVAPERLLVSRTLDLLERAQVALFAIDEAHCVSQWGHDFRPEYGQLHVLPRRFPHVPRLALTATADERTRADMLRVLELHGAPQFVSSFDRPNIQYRVAGKEGPKAQLLDFIRAEHPGDAGIVYCLSRKSVEETARWLQSQGLDAVAYHAGLSPRERNHAQERFLNEEGLIVVATVAFGMGIDKPNVRFVAHLDLPKSMEGYYQETGRAGRDGLPSTAWMVYGLADVVNVRRMLAQSDAPDEVKRVEAGKLDALLTYCEAASCRRQILLDYFGEQLREPCGNCDVCMNPPRVQDATREAQMALSAAIRTGNRFGAAHLTDVLLGRETEKVLAMGHHQLPTFGVGRQHDERYWRGVLRQLTSLGYLTSGEFHGLSATGKARAILKGEAALALREDSLQPRERVRRRDSARPGRAGVGAQDQPLFEALRQWRLSKARQQGVPPYVIFTDATLKVIAELRPGTHATLGTVSGVGQRKLTEYGDEVLQVVRDLNSSPDAQAEAQDRGMAGNRAVLDILKGAGRSGGAEEHTLGGPVSSPDQDRVEAVAEALRATRRELASEAGVSAFLVFPNATLETLAQRQPRSLDELRGLPGLGPKRMEAYGERIVQTVRAVLSD from the coding sequence ATGACTGCCGTCTCCCCTGCTTCACTTCCCCAAGCCCTGGCGGTGTTGAACCGAGTCTGGGGCTACAGCGCGTTCCGGGGGGTTCAGGCCGATATCGTACGAACAGTGATCGAGGGCGGCAACGCGCTGGTTCTGATGCCGACAGGGGGCGGGAAGAGTCTGTGTTATCAGGTTCCGAGTCTGTTGCGTCCTGGCACAGGCGTCGTCGTTTCTCCTCTGATTGCCTTGATGAAGGATCAGGTCGACGCCCTGCGTCAACTGGGCGTCCGTGCGGCGTTCCTGAATTCCAGCCTGAGCCCTGAGGGCGTACGCGAGGTCGAGCAGGCTCTGCTGGCCGGTGAGCTGGACCTGCTGTACGTGGCCCCGGAGCGGCTGCTGGTGTCACGCACCCTGGACCTGCTGGAACGCGCGCAGGTGGCACTGTTCGCCATTGACGAGGCGCACTGTGTCTCGCAGTGGGGGCATGATTTCCGGCCCGAGTACGGGCAGTTGCATGTGCTGCCCAGGCGTTTCCCGCACGTTCCGCGGCTGGCACTGACCGCCACCGCCGACGAACGTACCCGGGCCGACATGCTGCGCGTGCTGGAGTTGCATGGGGCGCCGCAGTTCGTCAGTTCGTTCGACCGGCCCAACATTCAGTACCGGGTGGCGGGCAAGGAAGGTCCCAAGGCGCAGCTGCTTGACTTTATCCGCGCCGAGCACCCTGGTGACGCCGGAATCGTGTACTGCCTCTCGCGCAAATCGGTGGAGGAAACGGCGCGCTGGTTGCAGTCACAGGGGCTGGATGCGGTGGCCTACCACGCCGGGCTTTCGCCTCGTGAGCGCAATCACGCCCAGGAACGGTTCCTAAACGAGGAAGGGTTGATCGTGGTGGCCACAGTGGCCTTCGGAATGGGCATCGACAAGCCAAACGTGCGCTTCGTGGCGCACCTGGACCTGCCCAAGAGCATGGAGGGCTACTACCAGGAAACTGGCCGCGCCGGACGCGATGGCCTCCCCAGCACTGCCTGGATGGTATACGGGCTTGCGGACGTGGTCAACGTGCGCCGAATGCTGGCTCAGAGTGACGCCCCTGATGAGGTCAAACGGGTGGAAGCCGGGAAGCTCGACGCCCTGCTGACCTACTGCGAGGCGGCCAGCTGCCGGCGCCAGATCCTGCTGGACTACTTTGGTGAGCAGCTCCGCGAGCCGTGTGGAAACTGCGATGTCTGCATGAACCCGCCGCGCGTGCAGGATGCCACCCGCGAGGCGCAGATGGCGCTGTCAGCGGCCATCCGAACCGGCAACCGCTTTGGCGCGGCCCACCTGACCGATGTCCTGCTGGGCCGCGAGACCGAAAAGGTGCTGGCCATGGGCCACCATCAGCTGCCGACCTTCGGGGTGGGACGCCAACACGACGAACGCTACTGGCGCGGCGTGCTGAGACAGCTCACCAGCCTGGGCTACCTTACATCAGGTGAATTCCACGGTCTGAGTGCGACAGGCAAGGCCCGCGCCATCCTGAAAGGAGAAGCGGCGCTTGCCCTGCGGGAAGACAGCCTCCAGCCGCGTGAACGTGTGCGCAGGCGTGACTCGGCGCGCCCTGGACGAGCGGGTGTAGGAGCACAGGACCAGCCGCTGTTCGAGGCGCTTCGTCAGTGGCGACTGAGCAAGGCACGGCAACAGGGGGTGCCGCCCTACGTCATTTTCACCGACGCCACGCTGAAGGTGATCGCCGAGCTGCGACCTGGCACTCACGCGACCCTCGGCACGGTAAGCGGTGTGGGGCAGAGGAAACTCACCGAGTACGGCGACGAGGTACTTCAGGTGGTGCGTGATCTGAATAGCTCCCCGGACGCTCAGGCCGAGGCCCAGGACCGGGGGATGGCGGGCAACCGGGCCGTGCTGGACATTTTGAAGGGGGCTGGCCGGAGCGGTGGGGCTGAAGAACATACGCTCGGAGGGCCGGTCAGCAGCCCGGATCAGGACCGCGTGGAAGCCGTGGCGGAGGCGCTCCGGGCGACACGGCGGGAACTGGCCAGCGAAGCCGGCGTCAGCGCCTTCCTGGTGTTTCCTAATGCCACGCTCGAAACGCTGGCACAGCGTCAGCCCCGCAGCCTGGACGAGCTGCGGGGGCTGCCGGGTCTGGGACCCAAGAGGATGGAAGCCTACGGCGAACGCATTGTTCAGACGGTCCGTGCCGTGCTGAGCGACTAA
- a CDS encoding GNAT family N-acetyltransferase produces MTAELTVRRADRADVPAILEIYNEAVVNTTASYDLVPVSLESRLTWFDHKQGTGWPVLVAEQETHVVGWATFGPYRDKAGYAGTVEHSVYVQAGGRGSGVGRALMAPLIAEARARGLHVMLGAVDAENAASIRFHQSFGFVVAGQLSQVGRKFDRWLDVVFMQLMLQEPATTS; encoded by the coding sequence ATGACTGCCGAGCTCACCGTGCGCCGCGCTGACCGGGCTGACGTGCCCGCCATCCTGGAGATCTACAACGAGGCGGTCGTCAACACCACGGCTTCATATGATCTGGTACCCGTCAGTCTGGAATCCCGGCTGACATGGTTCGACCACAAGCAGGGCACAGGCTGGCCGGTGCTGGTGGCCGAGCAGGAAACCCATGTGGTGGGCTGGGCCACCTTCGGGCCCTACAGGGACAAGGCCGGGTACGCCGGTACCGTGGAGCACAGCGTGTATGTGCAGGCTGGAGGCCGTGGCAGCGGTGTGGGCAGGGCCCTGATGGCGCCGCTGATTGCCGAGGCCAGGGCACGTGGCCTGCACGTGATGCTAGGCGCGGTCGATGCCGAGAATGCCGCGAGCATTCGATTTCACCAGAGTTTCGGCTTTGTGGTGGCCGGGCAGCTGTCGCAGGTCGGGCGCAAGTTTGACCGCTGGCTGGACGTGGTGTTTATGCAGCTGATGCTTCAGGAGCCAGCCACGACATCCTGA
- the typA gene encoding translational GTPase TypA yields MEYRNIAIIAHVDHGKTTLVDGLLKQTLKLGHGEEIAERAMDSNDLEKERGITILAKNTAVEYNGVKINIVDTPGHADFGGEVERVLGMVDGALVLVDAAEGPMPQTRFVLRKAIELGLKPIVVINKIDRQDARPEEVVNLTFDLMAELGANDDQLDFPILYAIAREGKAFKDLSSPQEDMHELFEMVLEQIPSPSVDLEAPFQMLVTNLDYSEYLGRIVLGRVQRGTVKKGEFVQLMHKDGTMTKSRVVQPFTHMGLRRIEVDQVGAGDIVALAGIEDAQIGETVADLADPEALPIITVDEPTVSMIFQPNTSPFAGKEGKYVTSRHINDRLKREVMTNVSLKVEEIRPDEFKVSGRGELHLSILLETMRREGYEVQVGAPQVIIREIDGEKHEPLEHLVIDVPEHHASTVIGVLGARKGQMVNMEPQGTRTRVEFKIPSRALFGFRTQFLSMTQGEGIMSHIFDGYAPWAGDLKTRQNGSLVSMEDGVAFAYSIWKLQDRGSFFIDAGQDVYVGMIVGENAREQDMNVNVCKNKKLTNVRSSGADEALTLIPPKRMSLEDALEYIADDELVELTPQSIRLRKKVLNPSFRK; encoded by the coding sequence ATGGAATACCGGAACATCGCCATTATCGCGCACGTTGACCACGGCAAGACCACGCTGGTGGACGGACTGCTCAAGCAGACCCTCAAGCTCGGCCACGGCGAGGAAATTGCCGAGCGCGCCATGGACAGCAACGACCTGGAAAAGGAACGTGGCATCACCATCCTGGCCAAGAACACGGCCGTGGAATACAACGGCGTCAAGATCAATATCGTGGACACGCCCGGCCACGCCGACTTCGGTGGCGAGGTCGAGCGTGTGCTGGGCATGGTGGACGGTGCGCTGGTTCTGGTGGACGCGGCCGAGGGTCCCATGCCCCAGACCCGCTTCGTGCTGCGCAAGGCCATCGAGCTGGGCCTCAAGCCCATCGTGGTCATCAACAAGATTGACCGTCAGGATGCCCGCCCCGAAGAAGTCGTCAACTTAACGTTCGACCTGATGGCTGAACTGGGTGCCAATGACGACCAGCTGGACTTCCCGATCCTGTACGCCATTGCACGTGAAGGCAAGGCGTTCAAGGACCTGAGCAGCCCGCAAGAAGACATGCACGAGCTGTTCGAGATGGTGCTCGAGCAGATTCCTTCTCCCAGCGTTGACCTGGAAGCGCCGTTCCAGATGCTGGTCACCAACCTGGACTACTCCGAGTACCTGGGCCGCATCGTGCTGGGCCGGGTTCAGCGCGGCACCGTCAAGAAGGGCGAATTTGTGCAGCTGATGCACAAGGACGGCACCATGACCAAGTCCCGCGTGGTGCAGCCGTTTACCCACATGGGCCTGCGCCGTATTGAGGTCGATCAGGTTGGGGCCGGCGACATCGTGGCCCTGGCCGGCATCGAGGACGCCCAGATCGGTGAGACCGTGGCCGACCTGGCCGATCCCGAGGCCTTGCCCATCATCACGGTGGACGAGCCGACTGTCTCCATGATCTTCCAGCCCAACACCTCGCCGTTCGCGGGCAAGGAAGGCAAGTACGTCACCTCACGACACATCAACGACCGACTCAAGCGCGAAGTCATGACCAACGTGTCGCTGAAGGTCGAGGAAATCCGCCCCGACGAGTTCAAGGTCAGCGGACGCGGGGAACTGCACCTCTCGATCCTGCTTGAGACCATGCGCCGCGAGGGCTATGAAGTGCAGGTCGGCGCGCCCCAGGTGATTATCCGGGAGATCGACGGCGAGAAGCACGAGCCGCTCGAGCACCTCGTCATTGACGTGCCGGAGCATCATGCCAGCACGGTCATCGGTGTTCTGGGCGCCCGCAAGGGCCAGATGGTGAACATGGAGCCCCAGGGCACCCGCACCCGCGTGGAATTCAAGATTCCGTCGCGCGCGCTGTTCGGCTTCCGGACCCAGTTCCTGAGCATGACCCAGGGCGAAGGCATCATGAGTCACATCTTCGACGGGTATGCGCCCTGGGCCGGTGACCTCAAGACCCGCCAGAACGGCTCGCTGGTCAGCATGGAAGACGGCGTTGCGTTCGCCTACAGCATCTGGAAACTGCAGGACCGGGGCAGCTTCTTCATCGATGCCGGCCAGGACGTGTACGTGGGAATGATCGTGGGTGAAAACGCCCGTGAGCAGGACATGAACGTCAACGTCTGCAAGAACAAGAAGCTGACCAACGTTCGTTCCAGCGGTGCCGACGAGGCCCTGACCCTGATTCCGCCCAAGCGCATGAGCCTGGAAGACGCGCTGGAATACATCGCAGATGACGAACTGGTCGAACTGACCCCACAGAGCATCCGTCTGCGCAAGAAAGTGCTGAACCCCAGCTTCCGCAAATAA
- a CDS encoding methylmalonyl-CoA mutase family protein: MKTKNEWLQSVYEPAAQKFPERKYNFKNLSDMDPEPIYTADDLSGWDAERDLGYPGEFPYTRGVQPSVYRGKLWTMRMFAGFGSAEQTNERFHSLLKAGQTGLSTAFDLPTLMGYDSDHPFSKGEVGKCGVAVSSLADMEILFQGIDPEAVTTSMTINSPANAIWAMYIANAQKQGKDLSKVGGTIQNDILKEFIAQKEFIYPPAPSVKLVIDTFEWGPKVVPRWNFISVSGYHIREAGATGVQELAFTLADGFHYVEKALERGLNIDEFAPRISFFWDIHNDFFEEIAKLRAARRIWARQMRDRYGAKNPKSWMLRTHSQTAGVSLPAQQPLNNIARVAIQALAAVLGGTQSLHTDAFDEALALPTEESAAIALRTQQIIAYETGVAGVVDPLAGSYYVEKLTNDIEAAAMGYIEQIRMMGGVEAGIDNGFFQLEMAEAAYRYQREVETKDRLIVGVNEFVQDAVEVPLQIIDPQVEELQARRLAQVRRERDPQRATAAIEALRDTAVTGANSMPAFLECAHAYVTLGEQMDVLKTVYGEYTEPVLV; this comes from the coding sequence ATGAAGACCAAGAACGAGTGGCTGCAAAGCGTCTACGAGCCTGCCGCGCAGAAATTTCCGGAGCGCAAGTACAACTTCAAGAACCTCTCGGACATGGACCCTGAGCCGATCTACACGGCGGACGACCTGTCCGGTTGGGACGCCGAACGGGACCTGGGCTACCCCGGCGAGTTCCCGTATACCCGTGGTGTGCAGCCCAGCGTGTACCGCGGCAAGCTCTGGACCATGCGCATGTTCGCCGGCTTCGGCAGCGCCGAGCAGACCAACGAGCGCTTTCACTCCCTGCTCAAAGCCGGCCAGACCGGACTGTCCACGGCCTTCGACCTGCCGACCCTGATGGGCTACGACTCGGATCACCCCTTCAGCAAAGGTGAGGTTGGCAAGTGCGGTGTGGCGGTCAGTTCTCTGGCAGACATGGAGATCCTGTTCCAGGGTATCGACCCTGAAGCGGTCACAACCTCCATGACCATCAACTCGCCGGCCAACGCCATCTGGGCCATGTACATCGCCAACGCCCAGAAGCAGGGCAAGGATCTGAGCAAGGTCGGCGGCACCATCCAGAACGACATCCTCAAGGAATTCATTGCCCAGAAGGAGTTCATCTACCCACCCGCTCCCAGCGTCAAACTGGTGATCGATACCTTCGAGTGGGGCCCCAAGGTGGTTCCCCGCTGGAATTTCATTTCAGTCAGCGGGTATCACATCCGTGAGGCCGGCGCGACCGGCGTGCAGGAACTTGCCTTCACCCTGGCCGACGGCTTCCATTACGTCGAGAAGGCCCTGGAACGCGGCCTGAACATCGACGAGTTCGCTCCGCGCATCTCGTTCTTCTGGGACATCCACAACGACTTCTTCGAGGAAATTGCCAAGCTGCGTGCCGCCCGCCGCATCTGGGCGCGTCAGATGCGCGACCGCTACGGCGCCAAGAACCCCAAGAGCTGGATGCTGCGCACGCACTCGCAGACTGCCGGGGTGTCGCTCCCGGCCCAGCAGCCTCTGAACAACATCGCGCGGGTGGCGATTCAGGCCCTCGCGGCGGTGCTGGGCGGCACCCAGAGCCTGCACACCGACGCCTTCGACGAAGCGCTGGCTCTGCCCACCGAGGAAAGCGCCGCCATCGCCCTGCGCACCCAGCAGATCATTGCCTATGAAACCGGCGTGGCTGGCGTGGTCGACCCCCTGGCTGGGAGCTACTACGTCGAGAAGCTCACCAACGACATTGAGGCCGCCGCCATGGGCTACATCGAGCAGATCCGGATGATGGGCGGTGTCGAGGCGGGGATCGACAACGGCTTCTTCCAGCTGGAAATGGCCGAGGCCGCCTATCGCTACCAGCGAGAAGTCGAAACCAAGGACCGTCTGATTGTCGGCGTCAACGAGTTTGTGCAGGATGCTGTGGAAGTTCCGCTGCAGATCATTGACCCGCAGGTCGAGGAACTGCAGGCCCGGCGCCTGGCCCAGGTCCGCCGCGAACGCGACCCGCAGCGTGCCACCGCTGCGATCGAAGCCCTGCGCGATACGGCCGTGACCGGAGCGAACTCCATGCCGGCCTTCCTGGAATGCGCCCATGCCTATGTGACCCTGGGCGAGCAGATGGACGTGCTGAAAACGGTGTACGGGGAGTACACCGAGCCCGTCCTGGTGTAA
- a CDS encoding Cof-type HAD-IIB family hydrolase, whose protein sequence is MLGLIGVDVDGTLVGTSNVVRDDVWKALEDARARGVRIVLCSGRPALGHALEYARRLDPDGWHVFQNGASVVHAKSGESMSETFPPEALPVLLERARAKSRLLEVYSDTEMAVTQPGDLARRHAALLGVPYDPQSPEELRGTPVRIQWVVPREQEEQVVADPHEGLDLHPAGSPGMPDVMFISVTRAGISKGSAIRRIAAEYGVPLVRAMMVGDGENDVSAMRVVGHPVAMGNADAPARQAARHTVGHVDEGGLREAVELALTL, encoded by the coding sequence CCCTGGAAGACGCCCGGGCACGCGGCGTCAGGATCGTCCTGTGCAGCGGCCGGCCGGCTTTGGGGCACGCCCTGGAGTATGCACGGCGGCTGGACCCCGATGGCTGGCACGTGTTTCAGAACGGTGCCAGTGTGGTGCACGCCAAGAGCGGCGAGAGCATGTCAGAAACGTTTCCCCCAGAAGCGCTGCCTGTACTGCTGGAACGGGCCAGAGCCAAGAGCCGCCTGCTGGAGGTTTATTCCGATACCGAGATGGCCGTGACCCAGCCGGGGGATCTGGCACGTCGGCATGCCGCCCTGCTGGGCGTACCCTACGACCCTCAGTCCCCGGAAGAGCTGCGTGGAACGCCGGTCAGGATCCAGTGGGTGGTGCCGAGGGAACAGGAAGAGCAGGTGGTGGCTGACCCACATGAGGGACTTGATCTGCACCCTGCTGGCAGCCCGGGTATGCCTGACGTGATGTTTATCAGTGTGACGCGCGCCGGCATCAGCAAAGGCAGCGCCATCCGGCGGATTGCAGCCGAGTACGGTGTTCCCCTGGTTCGCGCCATGATGGTTGGAGACGGCGAGAACGACGTGTCAGCCATGAGAGTGGTGGGCCATCCGGTGGCGATGGGAAATGCGGACGCGCCGGCGCGGCAGGCCGCCCGACACACGGTGGGTCATGTAGATGAGGGTGGACTCCGTGAGGCAGTCGAGCTGGCACTAACGCTTTAA